Proteins encoded together in one Vitis vinifera cultivar Pinot Noir 40024 chromosome 4, ASM3070453v1 window:
- the LOC100256475 gene encoding probable polyol transporter 6 isoform X1 yields the protein MDSKEEGKNQTGINKYACACAAVASMISIIFGYDTGVMSGAMLFIKEDLKVNDTQVSVLAGILNVCALVGSLAAGRTSDFLGRRYTIVLASIIFLVGSVLMGYAPNYAVLLTGRCTAGIGVGYALMIAPVYSAEISSPKSRGFLTSLPELGISTGILSGYLANYFMAELPLKLGWRLMLGIAAVPSLGLAIGILKMPESPRWLVMQGRLGDAEKILLRVSNTREEAETRYRDIKIAAGIDEDCNEDVVKPPSNTHGGGVWKELLLRPTPAVRWMLLATIGIHFFEHATGIEAVMLFSPRILKKAGVTSKDKLLLATVGVGITKLTFMALSTLLIDRVGRRPLLLTSTTGMIVALTGLGFGLTMVEHAKERLFWALNLSLVATYTFVAFFNIGVAPVTWVYPAEIFPLKLRAQGASIGVAVNRGTNAAISISFIPIYKAMTIGGAFFMFAGISVVAWIFFYFLLPETKGKPLEEMEMLFTRGGRSKSKNAGIEAQPVG from the exons ATGGATTCAAAGGAGGAGGGGAAGAATCAAACAGGGATCAACAAGTATGCCTGCGCTTGTGCCGCAGTTGCTTCTATGATCTCCATTATATTTGGTTATG ACACTGGTGTTATGAGTGGAGCCATGCTATTCATAAAAGAAGATCTCAAAGTCAATGATACCCAAGTGTCAGTCCTGGCGGGAATCCTAAACGTGTGCGCGCTGGTGGGTTCCCTTGCTGCGGGAAGAACATCAGATTTCTTAGGCCGTCGATACACAATTGTCCTAGCCTCCATCATCTTCTTGGTTGGTTCAGTTCTGATGGGCTATGCTCCTAATTACGCAGTTCTATTGACTGGAAGATGCACTGCTGGGATCGGCGTGGGCTATGCGCTCATGATTGCACCTGTTTACTCCGCCGAGATTTCATCTCCTAAGTCTAGGGGCTTTTTGACCTCTCTCCCAGAGCTTGGCATCAGTACAGGAATATTATCCGGCTACCTCGCAAACTACTTTATGGCTGAATTGCCTCTAAAACTAGGCTGGAGGTTGATGCTCGGTATTGCGGCAGTCCCATCACTTGGCTTGGCTATTGGTATTCTTAAGATGCCTGAGTCCCCTCGGTGGTTAGTGATGCAAGGCCGACTCGGAGACGCCGAGAAAATCTTGTTGCGAGTATCTAATACTAGAGAAGAAGCTGAAACTCGGTACCGGGACATAAAGATTGCTGCAGGAATTGACGAAGACTGCAACGAGGATGTTGTCAAGCCTCCAAGTAACACTCACGGTGGAGGGGTGTGGAAAGAGCTATTACTAAGGCCCACCCCTGCCGTCCGTTGGATGTTACTGGCCACGATTGGAATCCATTTCTTTGAGCACGCCACTGGAATAGAAGCTGTCATGTTATTCAGTCCAAGAATCCTGAAGAAAGCTGGAGTCACCAGTAAGGACAAGCTATTGCTTGCCACTGTTGGGGTGGGGATCACAAAGCTGACATTTATGGCACTGTCCACACTCTTAATTGACAGAGTAGGGAGGAGGCCTCTCCTGCTAACAAGCACAACGGGTATGATTGTAGCCCTAACTGGATTAGGGTTTGGTTTAACCATGGTGGAGCACGCTAAAGAGAGGCTCTTTTGGGCACTTAACCTTAGTTTAGTTGCTACCTACACCTTTGTGGCTTTCTTCAACATTGGGGTTGCGCCTGTCACTTGGGTCTATCCGGCAGAGATATTTCCTCTCAAGTTAAGGGCACAAGGAGCTAGTATTGGGGTGGCAGTGAATCGGGGCACCAATGCTGCTATTTCAATAAGCTTCATTCCCATCTACAAGGCCATGACCATAGGTGGCGCTTTCTTCATGTTTGCTGGCATATCCGTAGTGGCTTGGATCTTCTTCTATTTCCTCTTGCCTGAGACCAAGGGGAAGCCCTTGGAAGAAATGGAGATGCTCTTTACCAGGGGGGGTAGATCTAAATCTAAAAATGCAGGTATTGAAGCTCAGCCAGTAGGATGA